From the Primulina tabacum isolate GXHZ01 chromosome 15, ASM2559414v2, whole genome shotgun sequence genome, one window contains:
- the LOC142526930 gene encoding expansin-like A1 → MYKLLKSVTCTSPVKIIIVVIPLAFSINSITLKNLMDMFSLYFVIFHLASLATACDRCVHQAKVAFFSDDQALKSGACGYGSVAVGLNDGRLAAAAPAVYNRGVGCGACFQMRCTNGSICSKDGTVVLLSDKNVDNGTDFVVSTKAFSSMAKKGKERDIFKLGVLPVLYKRVPCDYAKNKNLSVRVQEISQKPNYLAISFLYQGGQTEIVALDAAQVGSPNWNFMSRNYGAVWDTSRVPAGPLQLRFVVTSGFDGKWYWAKNVLPADWKIGAIYDSGLQINDTAKQDCSPCDYDTWK, encoded by the exons ATGTATAAATTATTGAAATCTGTGACTTGTACTTCTCCAGTCAAGATCATCATCGTCGTCATACCGCTCGCATTCTCGATAAATTCCATCACCCTCAAAAATTTAATGGATATGTTTTCCCTCTACTTTGTAATCTTCCATCTTGCCTCCCTCGCCACTGCTTGTGATCGCTGCGTCCACCAAGCCAAAGTCGCCTTCTTTTCCGATGATCAAGCCCTTAAGT CTGGGGCTTGTGGGTATGGTTCCGTGGCGGTAGGATTGAACGATGGCCGGCTGGCGGCGGCGGCCCCCGCGGTGTACAACCGAGGAGTTGGTTGCGGTGCATGCTTTCAG ATGAGATGCACAAATGGAAGCATATGTAGTAAAGATGGGACAGTTGTATTATTGAGTGACAAAAATGTCGATAATGGGACAGATTTCGTGGTGAGCACCAAAGCTTTCTCGTCTATGGCAAAAAAGGGCAAAGAGCGGGACATTTTTAAACTCGGAGTCCTCCCTGTACTATACAAGAG GGTACCATGTGACTACGCAAAGAACAAGAATTTAAGTGTTCGGGTTCAAGAAATAAGCCAGAAGCCGAATTACCTAGCCATTTCTTTCTTGTACCAAGGTGGTCAAACAGAAATCGTGGCACTAGACGCGGCTCAG GTTGGGTCGCCAAATTGGAATTTCATGAGTAGGAACTACGGGGCTGTTTGGGACACGAGCCGGGTCCCTGCCGGGCCTCTGCAGTTGAGGTTTGTAGTGACTTCTGGGTTCGACGGGAAATGGTATTGGGCCAAGAATGTGCTGCCTGCTGACTGGAAAATTGGTGCGATTTATGATTCGGGCCTACAAATTAATGATACTGCCAAACAAGATTGTTCTCCATGTGACTACGACACCTGGAAATGA